A genomic stretch from bacterium includes:
- a CDS encoding ATP-binding protein, whose product MGKIKVHEKALAHLSRGLYRSPASALRELVSNAWDASARIVRIDTGAPHFSELTVQDDGEGFTGEDFVSLMEGGIGNSEKRVGPPTLINDRPIIGRLGIGMLGIAQITGGFTITSKPRNGKGFRARVQLYDLIRPRLDKDDKDIVVLPDEVDVGEYQLLDDFDPGRYKVGTTIVADDLHPAFVQSFRESYQKPPRNWAEFIRRSTKKATIQELGDHWRLVWELAAACPLPYVGARAIPDHLVADDHKKLEGFAFKVLVDGLELRKPVCLAGNESGYTTHRIQPTTQRVFGRDVSFHGYIVVQEGKQITPDELRGIMIRIRQVGIGLYDRSLLDYRYNEGPRSRWITGEVYVDQGLEDALNIDRDSFNRFHPEFRLIQKQMHEALQDVVFPKVYKQIDVRSDARRDTRTRQRTKFIREVLAEGSDAQVKLHQTKAGKLEEVLASSIVRRSGKRLEVDLPSPEAMPTKKPNRLLASAIVAIYDSSQQEVSQSRRRDTFIQRVLSLLAKW is encoded by the coding sequence TTGGGCAAGATCAAAGTACACGAGAAGGCACTCGCCCATTTGAGTAGAGGTCTATACCGCAGCCCTGCCAGCGCATTGCGAGAACTTGTAAGCAACGCATGGGATGCGAGCGCTAGGATCGTACGCATCGACACAGGCGCTCCGCATTTTTCGGAGCTCACTGTGCAGGACGATGGGGAAGGCTTTACCGGTGAGGATTTCGTGAGCCTCATGGAGGGGGGTATTGGCAATAGTGAAAAGCGCGTTGGCCCTCCAACATTGATCAATGATCGGCCAATCATCGGGCGCCTTGGTATTGGGATGCTCGGCATAGCGCAAATCACAGGCGGTTTCACCATCACTTCTAAGCCAAGAAACGGCAAAGGCTTCAGGGCAAGAGTGCAGCTGTACGACCTAATAAGACCGCGTCTGGACAAAGATGATAAGGACATCGTCGTGCTTCCAGATGAAGTAGACGTGGGTGAGTATCAGCTTCTCGACGACTTTGATCCGGGTAGATACAAAGTAGGGACGACTATCGTTGCGGACGACCTACATCCCGCCTTTGTGCAATCGTTCAGGGAATCCTACCAAAAGCCACCAAGAAATTGGGCAGAATTCATCCGGCGGTCGACAAAGAAAGCGACGATCCAGGAACTGGGGGATCATTGGCGCCTCGTATGGGAACTGGCCGCTGCTTGTCCTCTGCCTTATGTCGGGGCGCGTGCGATTCCAGACCATCTCGTTGCCGACGACCACAAGAAACTCGAGGGCTTTGCTTTCAAAGTTCTTGTAGATGGTCTTGAACTCCGGAAGCCTGTCTGCCTTGCGGGTAACGAGTCGGGCTATACGACGCACAGGATTCAGCCGACAACTCAAAGAGTCTTCGGTCGCGATGTGAGCTTTCACGGCTACATCGTCGTGCAAGAGGGAAAGCAGATCACCCCCGACGAGCTGAGGGGTATAATGATTCGCATAAGGCAAGTGGGAATAGGTCTGTACGATCGTTCTCTGTTGGATTATCGCTACAATGAGGGTCCACGTAGCAGGTGGATCACCGGCGAGGTGTACGTCGATCAGGGCCTTGAAGATGCTCTTAACATAGACAGAGACAGTTTCAATCGTTTCCATCCAGAATTTCGCCTGATCCAGAAGCAGATGCATGAGGCTCTGCAAGATGTTGTGTTCCCGAAGGTATACAAACAGATCGACGTTCGCTCGGACGCGCGCCGGGATACTCGTACCCGCCAGCGAACCAAGTTCATCCGCGAGGTGCTAGCTGAAGGCAGCGACGCTCAGGTTAAACTGCATCAGACAAAAGCTGGCAAACTGGAGGAGGTCCTGGCAAGTTCGATCGTGAGGAGGTCAGGGAAGCGGCTTGAAGTCGATTTGCCATCTCCAGAAGCCATGCCCACTAAGAAGCCTAACAGGCTTCTGGCTAGCGCCATTGTCGCGATCTATGATTCGAGCCAACAGGAGGTAAGCCAAAGTCGACGCCGCGATACATTCATTCAGCGAGTCCTGTCACTACTAGCTAAGTGGTAG